CTTCATGGCGTGGCCGGGCGAAGAGATGGCCAGCGCCTCATCGCGGCGGACGGTCCAGTAACGGCCACCGGCTTCGCCATGGCGCATCGCGTATAACGGATGCAGGTCCGCGACCCGGCTGCGGGCGCCGTCGTGGCGCAGCATGCTCACCTGGTCCACGCTGAAGATCTCGAACGTGTGCGCGCGCGGGTTTTCCACTGTCAGCGAGTATTCCGCGCACGTGTGATCGAGTTCGATCGGGCGTGCCGGGTGGCGGAACAGGTTGACGACCGGTGCACAGCTGGTGAGCAAATGCCTGGCGTCGAGCGACTTCAGGCGCGCCATGGTGTCGTCGCGGTTGGCATCGGCCAGTACCAGGTGCAGGGTAAAGCTGCGGCAGTCGCGCGGCAGTGCGGCGCCGATGGCGTGCATGTCGAGATCGACGAAATTGAATTTTTCGGGAAAGCAGAAATACTCGGTGAGCAGGCGATAGGGCGACGGGTGGTTGCCGGTGGGGAGCAGCGCCTGGTCCGGCCGCAAGCCTACCGCCAGCAGCGGCGCCTGCACCAGCAGCGACCATGGTCCGTCGCCGCTTTCCACCAGCGCGCAGGCGGTGCGCAGGAACAGCGCGTCGCGCAGCGCGGCGGCCAGGCCGGCATCGGCGTTGATGTACAGACGCAGCGCATGGTCCGTGCAGGCAGCGCTGGCGGTGAGCGCGATGCTGATGGCCGGCCCTGCGTTGGCAGGCAGGCGCACGCTGCGCGGCACTTCGAGCGCGGATTGCAGCCGCACGCTGTCGATCCTGAGCGGTTGCAGGACCAGGTCGTCGGTGGTGGTGAACTTGCACAATATGCCATCGTGTTCGGCAGCGCTCATGACGGTGCCGCGCGGGATCACGGCGGTGTGATCGAACGGATCATCGGTAACCGCATGCACGATCGAGCAGGAAGGAAAGGGGCGCAGGTAATGCGGAAAATTGTTGTGTAAAACCGATTCGACGAACTGCACATGCGAGTCGTCGAGGCGCTTGGCGGTGCGCGCGTTGAGCAGGGCGCAAGCTTGTACCAGGCGCTCGACGTGCGGATCGTTGCAGCCTTCGCCGCTGATGCCCAACCGGCCGGCAACCGCCGGATAGCGCGTGCAAAAATCGCCAGCCAGCGCGTTGAACAGCGCCAGCTCCGCCTCGTAGTATTTCAGCAGGTCGTTCATTGTCGTTTTGGTCCCCATAGCCGCGCTGGCGAACGGCAATTATTGAGGAAAACAACAAATTAATACTGAGATGCAACAATGTAAGGTCAGCCGATCGAAGTTTTAGAACCGCGTCTCGCGCGCCACCCGCAAAAACTGGTCAAGAATACCCGTGCAGTCGAGCAGCTCCACGCCACCGGCGCGGTGGAATTCGGGGTGCCATTGCAGGCCCATGACGAACGGCGCCTTGCGGTAGCGGATCGCTTCCACCATGTTGTCGGGCACCGACAACGCTTCCACCATCATGTCGCGGCCCAGGGTTTTGACGGCCTGGTGGTGGATCGAGTTGACCGTGCCGCTGGCCTGGCCCTTGAACATGCGCGACAACGACGAACCGGCCGGGAAGGTGATGTCGTGGCGATTGCGGTCGTAGTCGTCGTTGACGTGGGCCAGCGAATCGGGCACGTCGGAAGCAATGTCCTGGTACAGCGTACCGCCGAACGCCACGTTGATCAGCTGGCAGCCGCGGCAGATGCCCAGTACCGGCTTGCCCGCTTCCACGAACTCGTGCAGCAGTTCCAGTTCGTACATATCGCGCGCGCGGTCGCCGCTCCACTCGGGGCGGGTGGGCGTTTCGGCATAGCTTTGCGGCGAGACATCGGCGCCGCCTTGCAGCACCAGGCCGTCGAGGTGGCGCGCGTAGTCGCGCAGGCGGATGTTCGATGGATGCAGCAGGCCGTCGGTGTTCACGGTCGGGATCATGAAGACCAATACGTCTCGCGACATCACCCACTGGGCGATCGATTCTTCGAGATATTGCAGATTCTTGCTGCGCAGGCCGGTGGAGCCGGCTTCGGGATGGAAGATGCGCGCCGAGATGCCGATGTGGAGCGGGCGCTGCACGATGTGGCGGGTGACCGAGGCGGCCACGCGCCGGTAGCGCGCCATCAGCACCCGGCCCCACAGGCTGAACACGGTGTCGCCGGGGTCGAGGTAGCGCGGCGTGGCGGTGTTGATCTTGCTGTCACCGCGCGCCGGCCGGCGTTCCTGGTCGGAGGCGCGACGGTGCGGTGTGCTGTCCTTGTCGTCAGGGCCGTCAGTCATGCTGTTCCTCATTTACGGTAACGTGTTGTTAGTGTGCCACAAGCCAGCGTCGGCAGTCGCCCGGTTC
This is a stretch of genomic DNA from Duganella zoogloeoides. It encodes these proteins:
- the tssF gene encoding type VI secretion system baseplate subunit TssF, producing MNDLLKYYEAELALFNALAGDFCTRYPAVAGRLGISGEGCNDPHVERLVQACALLNARTAKRLDDSHVQFVESVLHNNFPHYLRPFPSCSIVHAVTDDPFDHTAVIPRGTVMSAAEHDGILCKFTTTDDLVLQPLRIDSVRLQSALEVPRSVRLPANAGPAISIALTASAACTDHALRLYINADAGLAAALRDALFLRTACALVESGDGPWSLLVQAPLLAVGLRPDQALLPTGNHPSPYRLLTEYFCFPEKFNFVDLDMHAIGAALPRDCRSFTLHLVLADANRDDTMARLKSLDARHLLTSCAPVVNLFRHPARPIELDHTCAEYSLTVENPRAHTFEIFSVDQVSMLRHDGARSRVADLHPLYAMRHGEAGGRYWTVRRDEALAISSPGHAMKIAFTDSAMQPLTATTAAHTAATTASASINLTCSNGEMPCRLPSGKTTGDLHHEGSASDVPVLLLRRPTRPRRFAINQSTQWRLVSLLNLNHQSLTRDGLPVLKEMLALHDLAASDVTQRQIDGITALQHRSASVWRSDSSGGSLVYGIDIMLTVDDHAFAGIGLSVFAQVIDHVLAMTVQFNSFTRLIVLSNSGKELLRCPPRSGHQALV
- a CDS encoding gamma-glutamyl-gamma-aminobutyrate hydrolase, which gives rise to MTDGPDDKDSTPHRRASDQERRPARGDSKINTATPRYLDPGDTVFSLWGRVLMARYRRVAASVTRHIVQRPLHIGISARIFHPEAGSTGLRSKNLQYLEESIAQWVMSRDVLVFMIPTVNTDGLLHPSNIRLRDYARHLDGLVLQGGADVSPQSYAETPTRPEWSGDRARDMYELELLHEFVEAGKPVLGICRGCQLINVAFGGTLYQDIASDVPDSLAHVNDDYDRNRHDITFPAGSSLSRMFKGQASGTVNSIHHQAVKTLGRDMMVEALSVPDNMVEAIRYRKAPFVMGLQWHPEFHRAGGVELLDCTGILDQFLRVARETRF